TGATTTTCCGTATGAAACACCGTCTTGATCCTTGGTTTACCCTCGGATCAAGGCGTTTTTTTTGAAATATAAGGGCAGCACGGTGTTCGCTTGAACGCTACGAAAGTATACGATATAATGTATCTTTGCTTATATTTCGTCAGATTTGAGAAGATATGCTGCAAGTGGACTTGCAGTCATACCTGCTCCGTGGAGGGGACGCTATGAAAGCTGCAGAGGTCCGCCACATCCTGGACACTATCGGAGGCATGTTCCCTGATGCACATTGCGAGCTGAATCACAGCAACGCTTTTGAGCTTACCATTGCCGTGCTGCTCTCAGCCCAATGTACGGATGCAACAGTGAATAAGGTGACCGAGGACCTGTTTCAGAAGTACAAGGCTCCGATCGACTATATCTCAGTACCGCTGGAAGAGCTGGAGCTGGATATCCGGCGGATTGGTCTATTCCGCAATAAGGCCAAGCATATTCAGAACCTCTGCACCATCCTGATTGAGCAGTACGGGGGTGAAGTGCCGCAGGCCCATGATTTGCTGGTAACTCTGCCTGGTGTCGGACGCAAGACTGCGAATGTGGTCGTATCGAATGCGTTCGGAGTGCCGGCGATTGCCGTGGATACTCATGTGGAACGGGTAGCCAAACGGCTCGCACTTGCGGGCTGGAAAGATTCCGTGCTGGAAGTGGAGAAGAAGCTGATGAAGGCGGTGCCGCGTGACGAATGGACGCTGACGCATCACCGGCTAATCTTTTTCGGGCGATATCACTGTAAAGCTCAGAATCCCGCATGCCAGATCTGTCCGCTGCTGGATGTATGCCGGGAGGGCAAAAAACGTATGAAAACTGCTGTAATCAGGAAAGCTAAGGATCATACGAAAGCTAACCAAGAATTAGAGAAGAAGAGGATGGGATAGAGATGAAGTGCATTTCTGTATATACCGATAATTTTGAAGCATTTTCCGATATTTTTGACCGCGTAGTGGACAGCCCGATGGAAGAGAACGAAGAGCAGGAAGTGGAAGGCATCACCATCAGCCATTCCGGCGATGTGCCTGAGTTCTATCTGGAGCGCATGTCTGCGAAGCCAGAGGTTGTCGTAATGAAAGACAAATCCCGTGGCCTGACCATTCTGCAGCACGGCAAAGTCTTTGAAATCCTGCTTCCAGTGCTGGAAACAGCTTAATTCGGTTGGAGTTGACTAGAGAGGTTGTCCCATAGCCATGAAGTGGCTGACGGGACAGCCTCTTTTTTTTCAGGAAATTATGCTTCTCATCTGATGTGGATAAAATGTATGCGGAAATCCGAATACAATGGGTGCTGTTGCGATGAAGTGTGGGCCCCATGCTCCGCAACACGTAACATTTTAGAGAAATCCTGCAAGAAATACAACAATGAGGCACCAGTATCCTTCACCCGTAATGGCATCTGCGAAATCTTGTTTTTCGTGAAGGTTTATAGCTGATTTTGTAAATGTGGATATTTGATTTGTGACGATCTGATGATAAAATATAATTATTCTATTCTTGCAGTGAGATAAATCATACAAATGTAATAATAATGAAAGAAGCTATAGATTGCAGCGGAGGCGGGGATGTAGTGGGAGCAGAACGGGAAAGAGTGAAGCAGGTTACAGCGGGGTCATCAGCGCTTAGGCTGCTGGAGGAGCGGCTGAAGCAATGGGGAGAACAGAAGAGTGCGCAGATCGTAGCGGATCTAAAGGTCAAGGAGCAGGCAGATGAGCTGACGCTGGCGTTCTGCGGACATTTCTCGGCGGGGAAGTCGAGCATGATTAACAAGCTCTGCGGTAAGGCTGTGCTGCCTGCGGGTCCGGTTCCAACCAGCGCCAATATTGTATCGATCCGCAGCGGAGCACCGCAGGTACTGCTTCATCCGGTGGACGGAAGCACGGGAGGGAATTCTGGGGTGATCCAGACTACGCCTGACCGGCTTCAGGATTACTGCCGCCAGGGGACTGAATATTCGGCGATTGAGGTGTGGGAGGATGTCCCGGTGCTTGGGAATCACGGGGTACTGATGGATACGCCCGGCGTAGATTCGACAGATGAGGGGCATCAGGCGGCGACCCGCTCGGCGCTGCATCTGGCAGATGCCGTGTTTTATGTGATGGATTACAATCATGTGCAGTCGGAGAATAATCTGGCGTTTGCCAAAAGCCTTAGCGACTGGGGCAAGCCGCTCTACCTGATCATCAATCAGATCGACAAGCACAGGGAGCAGGAAATCCCGCTGGAGGAATACCGGCAGCAAGTGGAAAGCGCTTTCCGGGGATGGGGGATTCATTCTGCGGGGCTGTTGTTCACTTCGCTTAAGGTGGAGGGACATCCGCTGAATCAGTGGAAGGATCTGCTGGCGTTGATCTCCGGTCTACTGGAGCAGCGGCAGGAGCTGCTCGAATACAGCTTGTCCCGCTCTATGCATCATACGGCGGATGCTGTCCTGGCGGATTATCGTGAGCAGCAGCAGGAGGAGAGGGCTGCGCTGCTGGAAGAGGCAGGCGGTGCAGCGGCTGAAGATGTGGAAGCAGAGCTGCTGGCAACTATGCAGGAGGAATCGTCACTGGATGCGCTGCCTGAAGAGGCGCGGCTTGAGCTGCGCAGCAGGCTGGATGCCTTGCTCGGCAACACGAATCTGATGCCGGCCGATCTGAGGGATGCGGCAGGAGCGTACATTGAGAGCCTCCAGCCCGGCTTCCGGCGCGGCCTGCTCTTCACCGCTGCGAAGCGGGAGAAGGAGCAGGGAGCGCGGCTGCTGCACTGGCACAGCCTTCAGCAGAGAGAGATCACTGCCCAGTTGGAGTGGCACACTCTCCAGCTCGTGCGCGAATGGGCTGAAGGCCTGGAGCTGTGGCAGGAGGAGGCGGAGCCGCTGCTGAAGCAGGCTTTCCCGGCGGTGAGCCAGCAGTGGCTGGCAGATCAGGTGAAGCCGGGAACCGGGGCTTCGGGCGAGGCGCTGCTTAATTTCTGCCGCACGCTTGCGGCTGAGATTAAGGCGCAGTTCCGCCGCGCGGTCCTGGCCTTCGGCGAGCCGCTGCTGGCTGCGCTGCCGCCGCTGGTGGAGGAGCGGCGCGCGGAGCTCACGCGCCGCCGGGCGGCCCTGCAGCGGCAGGCGCATGCGCTCGCCGCGCTGGCCTCCCTGGACCGCGCGGCTGCCGCCCGCGCGGACGCCCTTACGGCGCTGCTGCCGCCGCGCCGCACCCTCACCCCCGGCGCGCTGCCGGGGGTGCCGCCCCTGGCGGCTGGCGCGCTCAGCGCCGCCAGCCCGAATTGCCGCCGCGCGTGGCAGCGGCGGCAAGCCTGGGCGCCGCCCCGGCCTGGGCGGCGGGTACGGCAACGCCGGCGGGCGGGCGCCGCCGGCTGACGCAGGCCGCAGCAGCGCTGCACGCGGCGGCCGGGGTGCTGCGGAGCGAGCCGGCCATGGCCTCGGCTGCGCGCAGCCTGGCGGCGCGGGCGGAGGATCTCGCCGGCGGCCGCTTCACGATGGCGCTGTTCGGGGCGTTCAGCGCCGGCAAATCCTCCTTCGCCAACGCTCTGCTGGGCGAAGAGGTGCTGCCCGTGTCGCCGCATCCGGCAACGGCGGCCGTCGGGCGGATTCTGGCGCCGGAGGGCGGCTTCGCCCACGGGACGGCGGCCATCACCATGAAGCGGGCGGAGGAGGTCTGGGAGGACATCCTCCATTCCTTCAGCGTGCTGCAGCTGGCGCCGCCGCAGCACGAGTCGTGGACCGCAGCCGTGGCCCGGCTGCAGACCGGCGGGCTCCATCCGTCCGCGCTGCCGCATGCCGGCTTCCTGCGGGCAGCTGCCGCCGGATGGGAGGAATCCCGTCCGCTGCTCGGAACAGAGCGGACGGTCAGTCTGGCGGAATACCGCAGCCTGGTCGCAGACGAGAAGCACGCTTGCTTTGTGCAGAGTACGGATCTGTATTATGACAGCCCGCTGACACGGAGCGGCATTGTATTAGTAGACACCCCAGGTGCGGATTCCTTGCATGCCCGGCACACCGGTGTAACCTTCGGTTACATGAAGAATGCCGATGCTATCTGCTTCGTGACCTACTATAACCACGCCTTTTCCAAGGCTGACCGCAGCCTGCTTGCCCAGCTTGGTAGAATCAAGGACAGCTTCGCGCTCGACAAAATGTTCTTCATCATCAACGCCTCAGACCTCGCTGCAGACGAGGCCGAGCTTGAAGAGGTGAAGCAGCATGTGGCGCAGAATTTGCGGGCCGGAGGCCTGACCTCGCCGCGGATCTACAGCGTGTCCAGCCTGCTGGCGCTTGAGGGCAAATCAAGCGGAGCCAGCGAGGCTTATGAGGCCTCCGGCTTCGGCAGCTTTGAAGCGGCACTCTCCGAATTCGCCGGAGAGGAGCTGCCGGGATTGTCCCTGGCAGCGGCCAAGGACAGCCTAAGCTCGGTGCGTGGGCGCGCCGAAGAATGGCAACGGCTGGCGCTGATGGAGGCAGACCAGCAGGAGGAGGGAATGAAGCAGTTCCGGCAGCGCCGCGAAGCGGCTAATCTGCGGCTGGCCGTACTCGCGCAGGAAGACCGGCCGCTCCGGGACCTGCGCCGTGAAGGTGCGGAGCTGCTCTATCATGTCCGGCAGCGGATTGCTTTTTCCTTCGGGCGTTCCTTCCAGGAGTCCTTCCATCCTTCCATTCTCCGGGAAGACGGAGGTAACCTGAAGGACATCTTCATCGCCTGCGGGCGGGAGCTGGAGCGCAGTATTCTGCGTGAACTGGAGCAGGAGCTGTGGGCAACAACCCTGCGGCTGGAGTCGGCAGGACGCAGATTCGTGACCCAGGCGGCTACAGCGGCTGCAGCCGAGCTGTCCATCCCGGATCAGGAGCTTCAGCTGCTGGATGATCCGGATGAGCGCTGGCCGGCACCGGCGAAGCTGGACTGTGTACTGGCTCCGCTGGACTGGGCCGGACTGTGGAGCCGCTTCAAATCTCCGCGCCACTTTTTCGAGGGACCGGGCCGGGCAGAGATTCGCGCAGCTGCTGAGCCGTGGTTCAAAGAAGCAGTAGCTGCGGCGGCGCAAGGACAGGAGGACTCTCTGCTGACATTCTATACCGATGCGGCGGCAGCCGCCTTATCCCAGGCCGCAGACCAGCTGCGTGAAGGCCTGTCCGAACAGGAGGCAGCCATGTCGGCGCTGCTGAAAGGGGGTGATGGTGCGCAGCATTGGGGCCGGATCGCCGAAGAATTACGGCTTCAGGAGCAGGCTTTCGCCGTTGTGTAGGAACCTATAGTTTCCTCCTGTTGTGGCCAAGGTGTGCGTAAATTTGTGGTTGGGAGTATTTTGAATGATGCGTAGAGTGACTGTGGCTGAATGTGGCTGAAGACTCGCCGTGAGGAGCAGGAGTGTATCTGATCTCACCGGTTAAAGGCGGAATGTATGTGAAAAACAGCATACATTGTGCTCTCAAGCAGGTTCATGGCTCAAATATATGTGAAAAACAGCATACATTGTGCCGCCCCTAAAAGGGACAGTAGAACCGTTCTCACAAGTCTGTTGAACAGCTATCTGTGAAGTTTGTAGGAAAATGTCGAAGAACACTTGCAATCTGGTGGATGATGGATGAAAATAAAGAAGACTGAAAATTTACAATCAAACTGCGACATTTTACAGAAACAGAGAAGTCAGCAGACAAATTTGCGAAAAGAGGTTGGAGTCGACAATGTGGGGAGCTCCTTTATCAGCCCGGAGTAAAAAGCTGCTGCTGCTCGGCAGCGGTGAACTGGGTAAGGAAGTCATTATCGAAGCTCAGCGCCTTGGCGTAGAGACCGTAGCTGTGGATCGTTATGAAGCGGCACCCGCGATGGGTGTGGCCCACCGCTCTTATGTACTGGATATGCTGGATGCAGAGGCACTCAAGCAGCTTATCCGTACAGAGAAGCCCGATTTGATTGTACCGGAGATTGAAGCTATTGCTACCGGGGCGCTGGTAGAGCTGGAGGAAGAAGGGTTCCTCGTTGTCCCTACTGCCCGTGCTGCACGGCTGACCATGGACCGTGAAGGCATCCGCCGTCTGGCGGCAGAAGAGCTGGGACTGCCTACAGCGGCTTACCGGTTCGCTGACAGTCTGGATGAACTGCGCCAGGCAGTGTCGGAGCTGGGAACGCCTTGTGTGATTAAGCCGATCATGAGCTCATCAGGCAAAGGCCAGAGCGTGTGCAGAACACCAGAGGATGCGGAAGGCTGCTGGAATACGGCGCTTGAAGGCGCACGTGCGAAGGGGACACGCGTCATCGTGGAGGCTTTTGTTACATTTGAGAGTGAGATTACACTGCTTACCGTCCGTTCGGTTAGCGGAACTGTGTTCTGTCCGCCGATCGGCCACATCCAGCAGGATGGCGATTATGTAGAGTCCTGGCAGCCGCATCAGATGAGCGGGGCGCAGCTGGAAGAGGCTGAGGCCATCGCCCGGAAGGTTACCGATCAGCTTGGCGGTTATGGAATTTTTGGTGTGGAGCTGTTCCTCACCGCGGATGGGGTTCTGTTCAGTGAAGTGTCCCCCCGGCCGCATGACACAGGTATGGTTACAATGATTACGCAGGATTTGTCGGAATTTGCTCTGCATGTCAGAGCCATTCTTGGATTTCCGCTGGAAGCGGTACGTTTGTTGACACCGGGAGCTTCGGCCACCCTGAAGACTGATGGAACCGGACAAGCTTTTGCAGTGACCGGGATTGAAGAGGCATTGGCCCTTCCCCGCACGCAGGTCCGGGTATTCGGCAAGCCGGAGATCCGCCCAGGACGGCGGATGGCAGTAACACTCAGTTCAGCGGAAGATATTGAAATCGCGCGGATGACGGCCAAGCAGGCTGCGTCTAAGCTACAAGTGGAGGTATACAAGGATGAACAGTAGTACTCAGGAGCAGGTACTGCAAATTCGCAAATGCGGCATGAATGATCTGGAGAGAGTGACAGCCCTTTTGCGTGAATTCGGCTATCCGACAACGCTTAGCGTGATGAAAGAGAGAATGGAAGGCATGGAGCATGATCCGTTCCACTGCACACTGGTCGCAGAGCTCAATAACGAAGTTGTGGGAATGATCGGTTTACGGCAGGTGAAGTCCTACTACAAGCATGCCGATTGTATTACGGAGATTACCGCGCTGATCGTATCTGAGGAGCTTAGAGGACAAGGCCTTGGCAAAAGACTCGTAGCTGCAGCGGAAGAATGGGCACGCCATCAGGGCTGCTGCCAGCTGTTCCTGCGGAGCGGCAACCGCGTTGAACGTGCACCTGCACATGCGTTTTACCGCCATATCGGCTTTGAAAAGACAACAGGCTACCGCTTCAACAAAGCCCTGCTATAATCCTATACGTGTAACCGAACATCCCCATCCCGGCGTAATCGGGATGGTTTTTTTGGAGATAGTGCGGCAACCCCGCCACTATTGGTCTGGAATGCTCCCCGTTCCGCCTTCACCCAGAGGCTTCCCCCAGGAATTTAGTGGAAAAAGTGCATCTATTTCACCCGAAATTGCCCTGTCCAGAACAGCAGTTGGAAAAAGTACATCTATTCGTCCATATTCCCCGTGTTATGAGCAAATCCACAGAAATAAATGGCGTTTATCCACTTAAAATATCCTAATTGGTTAAAATAATCAAATTAAGTGTACAAAATCCACTTGTTGATTATAAAAACTAGAACTCAAAGCTTAGTCGCCGCTGCGGTGAACATTTGGCCCTCCGGCCGCTGCCCAATTTAGATTTCCTGATTTGAACCGCTCTTCACGGTAGAAATCTAAATACAGCTTTTGCTTACGATGCGAGCTTTCCTTCGGAAAGCTTTCAGGCGGACGCTATCGCTCCTACAGTTCCAAATTACCCCTCCGCTTCTTTTTGCTTTTTGTTAACTTCTTAAGTGCCTCTAACCTATGTACATAATTTCCGCTTGCGTTATATCAGGCCACGCTATATAGTGAATTGCTCCTATTCACTACAGTTGTCACTCTGTCAGTAACTAAATCAGTCACAATTAATTCCACTATACATGTCACTATTTCAGTCGCTATAGTTGCCCCCTGACCCGCAGCCTTCTCTATATAAACATAGATTGGGCCATTTGAATCAGCTATTATAGTTCTGTGAACCTCCATATCCTATGCCGAAGAGGGATGACGAATGTACAAACTAATACTCGCCGAAGACGAGGAAGATGTAAGAGAAGGCATTATCGCCCAGATTGACTGGGAGCAGTACGGCTTCGAGGTCGTTGAGCAGGCCGAGAACGGGCGGGAGGCGGCGGATGCGATCGACCGGCTGCTGCCGGATGTGGTGGTTACCGATATCCAGATGCCTTTTATGAATGGCCTGCAGCTCGCAGAATGGATACGCAGCCGCCATCCGAATACGAAGATTATCATTCTGACCGGCTATGATGAATTCGAATACGCTCAGAAGGCGATCAAGCTGCAGATTGATGAATATATCCTGAAGCCTTTCTCGTCCCAGGAGCTGATTGATGTTCTGCTTAAGGTTCGCGACACGATTGAGACCGAGATCGCCGAGAAGGAAAATGTGTTCGTGCTGAGCGAGCATTACCGCAAGAGCCTGCCGGTTCTGCGCGAGCAGTTCCTCTCCACCCTGGTGTCCCGCCGCCTGCGCTCCGCAGAGATCGCTGAGAAAAGCACAGAGTATGGCATCCCCCTCACCGGTGAATTGTTTCAATCCTCGGTGATCAGCATCGATTATATCCGTCCGGACCGTTCGCCCGGGCTTCAGGAAGGGCGGCCCGTGTCCCTGCGGGATACCGGGGACCGTAATCTCCAGCTCTATGCTGTGCTGAACATCGCGGAGGAGATCTGCCAAAAGCATGGCTTCGGCAAGGTGTTCATCCACCGGGATGATGTTGTGCTGCTCTCAGTCAGCCAGAGCCCGGAGGAGAGTGACATCACCGCCAGAACCTTCGCCATTCTCGAAGAGATCTGCCAGAATGTGCAGCGCTTCCTGAAGCTGACGGTAACCGCGGGGGCCGGAACCGTCTGCAAGGCACCTTCCATGCTGTTCCATTCTTTCGGGGATGCGCTGCAAGCGCTTGATTACCGGCTGATCCTCGGCAACAACCGGGTCATCTGGATTGAGGATGTGGAGTCCCGCTCCAGCCGGATGCTGGACTATGATGAGTTGACTCAGCAATCGCTGATCCGCACGATCAAGCTGGGCACCGTCCAGGAGCTGCGCGAGGTCGTGGACGAGCTGTTCCGGGGACTGGATACGGAGCAGGTCTCGGCGCAGGATTATCAGATCTTCCTGCTGGAGATCATCACCTCCATTCTGCGGGTAGCCAAGGAATCCGGGAGCGGGACGAATGATTTTATCGGACCCGGCCTGACCTCGCTAAGCGATATGAACAAATTCAACAACCTGGAAGAAGCCCGGCAGTGGATTATTACCGTATGTACCCGGCTGATGGATTCCATTGCATCGGGGCGCCAGTCGAGCTACAAGCAGCTCATCGACCAGGCTAAGGAATATATCCGTAGCCACTATGAAGAATCCGATATGTCTATTGGCAGGGTATGCCAGCATCTGCATATCAGCACAGGCTATTTCAGCAGCATTTTCAAAAAAGAAATGAAGATGACCTTCGTCAGCTATCTGCTGCAAATCCGGCTGGAGGCCGCGAAGGAGCTGCTTCGTTCCACCGAGCTGAAGGCGTTCGAGATCGCCGAGCGGATCGGTTTTGCCGACCCGAACTATTTCAGCTTCTGCTTCCGCAAGAAATATGGACATTCCCCCAAAGAGTATAAGAACAGCGCGCGGGGAGAATAGCCATGAACAAGCCGAAGGGTTATTTCTTCCCGCTGCGGCCGGGGCCTGGCAAGAGCGGCAGGCTGCGCCTGTCCTCGAAGCTGCGGAGCATTCAGCTGATTATCACGCTGACCTTCATGGCGGTGACTGCGGCGGTAGCGGTGATCGTCAGTGTGATGCTGTACGGCAAGTTCGCCAACACGGCGGAGGAGAATGCCAATCTCAACATGCAGCAGATCATCGAACAGGTGAACTATAACCTGGAGCTGTATGTGAAGGGGATGGGCAGTATTTTTGCGACCGCCGAGAAGCAGATTACCTCTACGCCCTCCATCGATTCCCCGCTGCTCTATGAACGGATGGATACACTGATGAGCAGCCGCGAGGATCTGGTGTCTGTGGCTGTTTTTACCCCGCAGGGGCAGTATGTCGTAGGAACGCCGGGGCAGACGATGCGGATGAACACGGGGCTGGAGAGCCAGAGCTGGTTCACCACAGCTAAGCGCACCTCGGAGATCTCCTATTCCGCCCCGCATATCCAGAATCTGTTCAAGGGCAGATATACCTGGGTGGTCTCCATTTCCAAGCTGATTCAATATAGGGAGAACGGGGAGCTGAGAACCGGTGTGCTGCTGCTGGACTTCAATTTCAGAACGATTGACGAACTCAGCAAGCAGGTCAAGCTGGGCAAAAGAGGTTACGCCTACATCCTCGATCCGCTCGGCAATATCGTCTACCACCCGCAGCAGCAGCTCATCTACGCCGGGCTGAAGTATGAGAATGTGGAGCCGGTGCTGGAATACGCCTACCGCAGCTATCTGGACGAATCAACCGGGGAGAAGCGGTTTATTACCGTACGCACGCTGGCGCAGACTGGCTGGAAGATTGTCGGGGTAGCCTATTACGATGAGATTGTCACCACCAAGCGGGATCTCAATCAGTTCCTGGCGTGGTTTCTTGGTGTTGTTCTCGTCTGTGTTATTGCGGTGTCGGTCTTCCTGTCCTGGCTGATAGCCAGCCCGATCCGCAAGCTGGAGCGTACCGTGAAGCAGGTGGCGGAGGGGGATCTGAATACGCCGATTAATGTCAGCGGAGCCTATGAGGTAGAGCAGCTGTCGAGGCGCTTCAACATGATGCTCCAGCGTATCCGCCAGCTGATGGAGCAGATCATTTATGAGCAGGAGACGAAGCGGAAGGGCGAGCTTGAGGTGCTGCAATCGCAGATCAACCCGCACTTTCTGTACAATACGCTAAATTCGGTCATCCGGCTGGCAGAACGCGGCAAAACGGATGAAGTCGTCACCATGATCCAGTCGCTCTCGAGATTTTTCCGCATCAGCCTCAGCAAAGGCAAGAATATTATCACCATCCAGGAAGAGCTGGACCATATCCGCCATTACCTGGTGATTCAGAGCTTCCGCTTCAAGAATAAATTCCGTTATGAGATCACGGCGCAGGAGGAAGTCCTGCAGTACCAGACAATCAAGCTGATTCTGCAGCCTATCGTGGAGAACGCGCTCTATCACGGAATCGAAATGCTGCCGGATGAGGGGCTGATCTCGATCACCGCCGGGCTTCAGGACGGGTTAATCATCATTAAGGTCAGCGACAACGGCCTCGGGATGTCCAAGGATACGGTCAACGGCATTCTAAGCGGAAGCGTCAAAAGCACCAGCGGATCAGGGGTCGGCGTCCGAAATGTGCACGAACGGATCGGCCTGTATTACGGGCGGGAGTACGGGCTTGCTTTTGAGAGTGAGCTGGAAGAGGGGACGGTTGTTACGATTGTGTTCCCGGCCCGCCCGGCGGGAGAGGCTATGGATGAGCAGAAGGAGGAGACGAACCTGTGAAAAGCCTGCGTGTATGGCTCACCGTGCTGCTGTGCGGAGTGCTGTGGATCTCTGTGTCCTCTTGCTCGGGTGCCTCGCCAGACTATATCAGCACCAGCAAGACACGGAATATCCATCTGATTGTCAAGATGAACAAAGGGGATTACTGGAACACCCTGAAGCTCGGAGCAGAGGCTGCGGCGAAGGAATTCAATGTCAATCTGACGTTCAAGGCGCCGGATTCGGAGAGTGATATTGAGGAGCAGGTCGTCATGGTGGAGGAGTCCATTAAGGAGAAGGCGGATGTGATTATACTCGCGGCCAGCAGTTATATGGGACTGGCGCAGGTGGTGGACCAGGCGGCGTATTCCAGAATTCCGGTGATCTCAGTCGATGCGGAGGTCGGCTCGGCCAAGGTTCGGACTTACGTGGGATCGAACGGGTACGAGGCTGGACAGAAGTCCGCCGAGCGGCTGATTGAGCTACTGGGGGGCTTTGGCGAGATCGGGATCATTAACTTCACCAATTCGTCGCTTACCCCGGACTCCGGCAAGAGTGGCAGCATCGACTACGGTGCGCGGGATGCAGATGAGCGGGAAAAGGGTTTTTTGAATTATGCCGCCCGCTTCCCTAACGTTAAGGTCGTACAGATCGCCTACACCTCCTCCAGCACCTCTGACGCTGAAAGTCTGACCCGTGAGATGCTGAACAAGTACCCCCAGCTGCGTGGCATTGCCACTCTGAATGAAATTGCTTCACAGGGCGCGGCCAGAGTGATTCAGGGCCTGAAGAGGGATAGTGTGAAGATGATTGCTTTTGACAGCTCGCCCTCCATGATGGAATCGCTTCAGGATGGCACTGTGCAGGCGACCGTAATCCAGAATCCGTTCAGCAACGGGTATCTGGCAGTGAAATATGCTGTGGAGGCACTCGAAGGTATGGATATTCCCGAACGTGTGGACACGGGCACCAAGCTCATCGATCTGGAGAATATGCTGTGGCCGGAGAATCAGAAGCTGCTGTTCCCGTTTGTCCGGTAGGAGAAGTTAAAGGAAAAGTGGCGGAGGGGAATTTTGGAACTGGAGGAGCGGTAGCGACCGCCTTTGTCTGCGGATTTCAACCGTTAAAAACGGAGAAAATCAAGAAATCTGCAGAAGGGCAGCGGCCGGAAGTCCAAAACTTCTCTGGAGTCACGGTTAATCCCAAAACATAAAAAACCATTAGTTCAATGTATATTGATATTAGAATTTTCATGAAAATGAGTAGGATTTTATATTCGCAACCGTTTTCACGTAGGGCATAATAAGGATGTACCCGGGACACACCGGGATCATCCAAATAAAGAAATATCCTCAGGAGGTCAATTAGACATGAAAAAAATCACTTCCGTTTTACTTGCCAGTGCATTGCTGGGTGCTGCTCTCGCAGGCTGCGGCGGCAACAATAACAAGGCGGCTGACTCTGCTAACACAGGAACTGCGGCTAACACAGCGAATTCCGGTTCTACTGAGACTCCGAAGGTCGGCGTAGCGATCTATAAATTCGACGACACGTTCATGACGGGTGTCCGCAACGCCATCGATGCTGCTGCCAAGGGCATTGCCACGGTTGATATCGTAGACAGCCAGAATTCCCAGCCCACACAGAACGATAAGGTGGATCTGTTCATCACCAAGAAATATAACGGCATGCTGATCAATCCGGTAGACCGCACTGCTGCTGGCGTCATCATTGACAAGGCTAAGACAGCGAACATTCCGGTGGTATTCCTGAACCGCGAGCCGCTGCCGGAAGATATGAAGAAATGGGATAAGGTCTACTATGTAGGCGCCAAGGCTGAAGAGTCCGGCACCATGTCCGGCCAGCTGATCGTGGATTACTGGAAGGCACACCCTGAAGCGGACAAGAACGGCGACGGCGTGCTGCAATATGTCATGCTGAAGGGCGAACCGGGACATCAGGATGCCGAGCTGCGCACCACATATTCCATCCAGGCAATTGAAGATGCAGGCAT
The sequence above is a segment of the Paenibacillus sp. FSL R7-0204 genome. Coding sequences within it:
- a CDS encoding response regulator yields the protein MYKLILAEDEEDVREGIIAQIDWEQYGFEVVEQAENGREAADAIDRLLPDVVVTDIQMPFMNGLQLAEWIRSRHPNTKIIILTGYDEFEYAQKAIKLQIDEYILKPFSSQELIDVLLKVRDTIETEIAEKENVFVLSEHYRKSLPVLREQFLSTLVSRRLRSAEIAEKSTEYGIPLTGELFQSSVISIDYIRPDRSPGLQEGRPVSLRDTGDRNLQLYAVLNIAEEICQKHGFGKVFIHRDDVVLLSVSQSPEESDITARTFAILEEICQNVQRFLKLTVTAGAGTVCKAPSMLFHSFGDALQALDYRLILGNNRVIWIEDVESRSSRMLDYDELTQQSLIRTIKLGTVQELREVVDELFRGLDTEQVSAQDYQIFLLEIITSILRVAKESGSGTNDFIGPGLTSLSDMNKFNNLEEARQWIITVCTRLMDSIASGRQSSYKQLIDQAKEYIRSHYEESDMSIGRVCQHLHISTGYFSSIFKKEMKMTFVSYLLQIRLEAAKELLRSTELKAFEIAERIGFADPNYFSFCFRKKYGHSPKEYKNSARGE
- a CDS encoding sensor histidine kinase; this translates as MNKPKGYFFPLRPGPGKSGRLRLSSKLRSIQLIITLTFMAVTAAVAVIVSVMLYGKFANTAEENANLNMQQIIEQVNYNLELYVKGMGSIFATAEKQITSTPSIDSPLLYERMDTLMSSREDLVSVAVFTPQGQYVVGTPGQTMRMNTGLESQSWFTTAKRTSEISYSAPHIQNLFKGRYTWVVSISKLIQYRENGELRTGVLLLDFNFRTIDELSKQVKLGKRGYAYILDPLGNIVYHPQQQLIYAGLKYENVEPVLEYAYRSYLDESTGEKRFITVRTLAQTGWKIVGVAYYDEIVTTKRDLNQFLAWFLGVVLVCVIAVSVFLSWLIASPIRKLERTVKQVAEGDLNTPINVSGAYEVEQLSRRFNMMLQRIRQLMEQIIYEQETKRKGELEVLQSQINPHFLYNTLNSVIRLAERGKTDEVVTMIQSLSRFFRISLSKGKNIITIQEELDHIRHYLVIQSFRFKNKFRYEITAQEEVLQYQTIKLILQPIVENALYHGIEMLPDEGLISITAGLQDGLIIIKVSDNGLGMSKDTVNGILSGSVKSTSGSGVGVRNVHERIGLYYGREYGLAFESELEEGTVVTIVFPARPAGEAMDEQKEETNL
- a CDS encoding substrate-binding domain-containing protein; translation: MKSLRVWLTVLLCGVLWISVSSCSGASPDYISTSKTRNIHLIVKMNKGDYWNTLKLGAEAAAKEFNVNLTFKAPDSESDIEEQVVMVEESIKEKADVIILAASSYMGLAQVVDQAAYSRIPVISVDAEVGSAKVRTYVGSNGYEAGQKSAERLIELLGGFGEIGIINFTNSSLTPDSGKSGSIDYGARDADEREKGFLNYAARFPNVKVVQIAYTSSSTSDAESLTREMLNKYPQLRGIATLNEIASQGAARVIQGLKRDSVKMIAFDSSPSMMESLQDGTVQATVIQNPFSNGYLAVKYAVEALEGMDIPERVDTGTKLIDLENMLWPENQKLLFPFVR
- a CDS encoding galactose ABC transporter substrate-binding protein, which gives rise to MKKITSVLLASALLGAALAGCGGNNNKAADSANTGTAANTANSGSTETPKVGVAIYKFDDTFMTGVRNAIDAAAKGIATVDIVDSQNSQPTQNDKVDLFITKKYNGMLINPVDRTAAGVIIDKAKTANIPVVFLNREPLPEDMKKWDKVYYVGAKAEESGTMSGQLIVDYWKAHPEADKNGDGVLQYVMLKGEPGHQDAELRTTYSIQAIEDAGIKVEKLAEDTAMWDRVKGQEKMAAFLGSHGDKIEAVLANNDDMALGAIEALKAQGYFSGDKYMPVVGVDATAPAVQALQDGTMLGTVLNDANNQGKAAITLAALLAKGETPTKENVGFDITDNQFVWISYKKITKDNVADAQ